The following coding sequences lie in one Frondihabitans peucedani genomic window:
- a CDS encoding zinc-binding alcohol dehydrogenase family protein: MPESTNQALWLRAPNGPLEVGPAPRPVPKPDEVVVRVEALAVNPADAITGILRRVATPRLRYPAVIGSDLAGVVTEIGRDVTTLHPGDRVLGFANGFDQTDSSSEGAFQAYVAVAEQVCSVLPASVSAEEAAVLPLGLATAAAGLYEVDQLALSLPSLLPSPLPTGVSAAQQAGPDDQQDVVLIWGASSSVGCNAVQLARASGFAVIATASPRNHDLVRSLGAEEVVDYRGADVDREIARLIGTRRLAGTIAIGAGSLTHCLRIARHTRGSRRIASVYPDPLTKARAVLARIRGLHVTTIWGSSVMTSPVGPAVFQRYLPAALADRTFVPAPSPEVVGTGLGALPSAIERLRGGVSGAKLVVRLEAEDAS; this comes from the coding sequence ATGCCCGAGAGCACGAATCAGGCGCTGTGGCTGCGCGCACCGAACGGACCCCTCGAGGTCGGCCCGGCGCCGCGTCCGGTCCCGAAGCCCGACGAGGTGGTCGTCCGCGTCGAGGCGCTCGCCGTGAACCCGGCGGACGCGATCACCGGGATCCTGCGCCGGGTCGCGACGCCGAGGCTCCGCTACCCGGCGGTCATCGGCAGCGACCTCGCCGGTGTCGTCACGGAGATCGGCCGCGACGTCACCACCCTCCACCCCGGCGACCGGGTTCTCGGCTTCGCGAACGGCTTCGATCAGACCGACAGCTCGTCCGAGGGTGCGTTCCAGGCCTACGTCGCGGTGGCCGAGCAGGTGTGCAGCGTCCTGCCCGCGAGCGTGAGCGCCGAGGAGGCCGCGGTCCTGCCCCTGGGACTCGCGACGGCCGCCGCCGGGCTGTACGAGGTCGACCAGCTGGCGCTGTCGCTGCCGTCGCTGCTGCCGTCGCCGCTGCCGACCGGGGTCTCCGCAGCGCAGCAGGCCGGGCCGGACGACCAGCAGGACGTCGTGCTGATCTGGGGCGCCTCCAGCAGCGTCGGCTGCAACGCGGTCCAGCTCGCCCGGGCCAGCGGCTTCGCCGTGATCGCCACCGCTTCACCCCGCAACCACGACCTCGTCCGGTCCCTCGGCGCGGAGGAGGTCGTCGACTACCGCGGCGCCGACGTCGATCGCGAGATCGCGCGGCTGATAGGCACCCGGAGGCTCGCCGGGACGATCGCGATCGGCGCAGGATCCCTCACCCACTGCCTGCGCATCGCTCGGCACACCCGGGGCTCACGCCGTATCGCGTCGGTCTATCCCGATCCGCTGACGAAGGCGCGGGCGGTCCTGGCCAGGATCCGCGGTCTGCACGTCACGACCATCTGGGGGAGCAGCGTCATGACCTCACCGGTCGGCCCCGCCGTCTTCCAGCGCTACCTCCCCGCCGCGCTCGCCGACCGGACCTTCGTGCCCGCACCGTCGCCGGAGGTAGTGGGCACCGGGCTGGGGGCGCTCCCGTCGGCGATCGAGCGCCTCCGCGGCGGTGTCTCCGGCGCGAAGCTCGTCGTGCGCCTCGAGGCGGAGGACGCATCGTGA
- a CDS encoding helix-turn-helix domain-containing protein has translation MRWAPDARGRLERAAIELFAEQGYAATTVPQITARAGLTTRTFFRHFADKREVVFGGDEIPENAARLILAAPSGLAPMAVLRTVLHRVSAEFFASDRAETGAWRAMILANDELRDRDARKRADMVRASRAAFLERGQPPLEATVLAELGVLAFQVALDEWAAGSDDRSMDAVVDEVLATIARQAQDRAER, from the coding sequence ATGCGATGGGCACCGGATGCGCGGGGCCGCCTCGAGAGGGCGGCCATCGAGCTGTTCGCCGAGCAGGGCTACGCGGCGACGACCGTGCCCCAGATCACCGCTCGGGCCGGGCTGACCACCCGGACCTTCTTCCGTCACTTCGCCGACAAGCGCGAGGTCGTCTTCGGGGGTGACGAGATCCCCGAGAACGCCGCCCGACTGATCCTGGCTGCTCCCTCCGGCCTCGCCCCCATGGCGGTCCTGCGGACGGTCCTGCACCGGGTCTCGGCGGAGTTCTTCGCGAGCGACCGGGCCGAGACCGGGGCCTGGCGCGCGATGATCCTGGCGAACGACGAGCTCCGCGACCGCGACGCCCGCAAGCGCGCCGACATGGTCCGGGCCTCCCGGGCCGCGTTCCTCGAGCGGGGTCAGCCCCCGCTGGAGGCCACCGTGCTCGCCGAACTGGGCGTGCTCGCCTTCCAGGTCGCGCTCGACGAGTGGGCCGCCGGGTCGGACGACCGGTCGATGGACGCGGTCGTCGACGAGGTGCTCGCGACCATCGCCCGCCAGGCGCAGGATCGCGCGGAGCGCTAG
- a CDS encoding YdeI/OmpD-associated family protein, with protein MTPDADSAGPEPTPDRLVVADAAAWRSWLDAHDDSSDGVKLVLAKKGTTSPTSLTYAEALEEALCSGWIDGRRNAIDDATFQQHFTPRRRASLWSQRNVTLVTRLTDEGRMRPRGQSEIDRARADGRWERAYAGQASVETPDDLAAALAASPAAADRFAALTSAGRYSAIHPLITAADERVRANRLARLVARWEAEVAAAPASD; from the coding sequence ATGACTCCCGACGCGGACTCGGCCGGCCCGGAGCCGACGCCCGATCGCCTGGTCGTCGCCGACGCGGCCGCGTGGCGATCCTGGCTGGACGCCCACGACGACTCCTCGGACGGCGTCAAGCTGGTTCTCGCCAAGAAGGGCACCACCTCGCCGACCAGCCTCACCTACGCGGAGGCCCTCGAGGAGGCCCTGTGCAGCGGGTGGATCGACGGTCGCCGCAACGCGATCGACGACGCGACGTTCCAGCAGCACTTCACCCCGCGCCGGAGGGCGTCGCTCTGGTCGCAGCGCAACGTGACGCTCGTCACCCGGCTGACCGACGAGGGCAGGATGCGGCCCCGCGGGCAGAGCGAGATCGACCGGGCCCGGGCGGACGGCCGCTGGGAGCGCGCCTACGCGGGTCAGGCGAGCGTCGAGACGCCCGACGATCTCGCTGCGGCCCTCGCGGCCTCGCCCGCTGCCGCTGACCGGTTCGCGGCCCTGACCTCGGCGGGTCGGTACTCGGCGATCCACCCGCTCATCACGGCGGCCGACGAGCGCGTCCGCGCGAACCGGCTGGCGCGGCTCGTCGCGCGCTGGGAGGCGGAGGTGGCTGCTGCTCCCGCTTCTGACTGA